The region GTTAAAGTCTAAATCCTCTTGACTATCGTCAGCACTATTACTATCTGTTATACTCCAGCTACCCACATAGTTATTAGTTCCATTGTTTGCATTTACCACCCCTGAACTGTTAAATGTAAATAGGTAGCCTGTAAAATGATTGGTTTCATCTGTGCCTGAATCTATAAATCTTGTTACACGCCAAGTGCCGCTTTGAAGATTACTTTGGACTTCAGCTTGAATTATATTATTTGGACTGTCATCGTCCGTATTGCAAGAAACGATTGTAAATAGGATGAATAGACAAGCCAAAATGGAAGTTTTAATGTGTTTCGTCTTCATAGTAAATTATTTTTACGGTAAAGGTTTTGACTCAATTTTTTTACTGGTTGCAGGCCTAAATTTGTATTTTAATTATTACGTGCTGGTACAACTAATTTAATAAATAAAAACCAAATAAAAAAACTGTATCTCGATAGCTATCAGTACTCGTAAGTAAGTTAAAGCCCGCCATTAATTTTACCAGTCTCCAGTTGG is a window of Nonlabens sp. MB-3u-79 DNA encoding:
- a CDS encoding META domain-containing protein, with amino-acid sequence MKTKHIKTSILACLFILFTIVSCNTDDDSPNNIIQAEVQSNLQSGTWRVTRFIDSGTDETNHFTGYLFTFNSSGVVNANNGTNNYVGSWSITDSNSADDSQEDLDFNINFNLIIDFEDLNDDWDFISQSSTKIELIDISGGNGGADYLTLEQN